GCGCACCTCCCGCTTGGTCATCAGCCCCGGCTGGTCGGAGTGCTGCAGCCAGAGCCCGTCGGCCAGGCCGAACAGGGGCAGGGCCTCGGGCGGAGGCACGGCAGGGGCGGCGGCGATCAGCAGCACCAGGTGCAGGGGATCGAGATTGGGCGGCAGGGGGTCGGCGGGGGCCAGCCGCTGCAGCCGCTCCGCCGGATGGCCCAGGCGTTCCCCCAGCCAGAGCTCATAGGCCGCCTCCAGCCCCGACGCCCGCAGGATCCGGCGCACGGCGTCGGCACCGCCGCAGGCCGGATCGGTGAGTACTGCCAAGGCGGCGGGCCGCTGCTGCAACCGGGCCGCCAGCGGCTCGGGATCGCGCCCGTGGAGGCTGATCCAGGAGGCGTCCTGCCAGGGTCGGCCCAGGCGGGCGAAGGCCAGCTGCAGGGAGGTGGGGGCCGGATGGAAGCGGAGCCGTTCGGCGGGAAGGTGCTGGAGCAGCAGGCGGCCGATGCCGAACCAGAGGGGGTCGCCGCTGGCGAGCACCACCACCCGCTGGCCGGCGGCGAGGGCCCGCTCCAGCCGCGGCAGCAATTCGGCGGGCTTGTCGCTGGCGAGCAGCTCCGGTGCGGGGGCGCCGTCGCGCCAGGCCTCAAGGTCGGCCAGCAGCCGCCGCGGGGCCGCCACCAGATTGGCCTGCCGGATCCTGTCCTGCCAGGGGCGGGAGAGACCCGCCAGGCCGGCGGCATCGGTGCCCAGCACCTCCAGCAGCGAACCCTCCAGCCGTGCCCCTGTGCCACTTCTGGCCATGATGCTCCCGGACGTGCCGGCCCACCCCCCTGCCCATGAGCGATCGACGCCAGCGGATCCACAGCCTGGTGGTCGCCCTGCTGGCCCACCAGAGTGATCTCGAGCTGCTGGATGACGACCGCTCAGGCCCGGGCGGCCATCCACTCGGGGCCAGTGGCGACGCCGGCAGCTGGCTGGAGCGCAACCGTCGCGTGGTGCAGCGCTACCAGTCGCTGGTGCGCAGCGCCGTCACCCTCGATGCCCTGATCGAGCAGGAACTGGGCAGCGATCAGCTGGGCGGCGGCGCCACCCCCGACTGACCCTCGAGGAAGGCCATCAGGCGCGGATAGAGCAGCAGGGCGCCCGCGTTGGTGAGGTGGGTCTCGTCGCTGTAGAGGGGCGTCCCGGCCCGGACGCTGGAGCAGACGGACTGCGTCGGCGGGCAGATGCTGTCGAAGGGGCTGAACAGGCGCGTGCCGGCCAGATCCCGGATGGTGCGCTCCTGCAGGCGCTGGGCCGGGGCGATGGCGGCCAGCTCCTGCCGGCGGGGCCGCAGCACCGGCTGGCACTGGGACCCGAGGGACCAGGCGGGACGGAACCACTCCGTCTGGCAGAGGGTGAGCGGACCGCCGATCTTCAGCTGGGGGAAGGTGGGCAGGGGGCCGAACACCACCACGTCCGCCCCACGGCGGCTCACCTCGGCACCGAACCGGCGCAGGGCGGCGGCGTAGGAGGCCTCGATGCTCATGCGGGGCGACGCCTGGATACCCTCCAGGTGGCCGGCCAGATTCGACACCAGCACGACCCGGTCCCCTGGTCGCAGGCGGGCCAGCACCCGGCGCTCCTCGTTGTCGGCGTAGGGGCGGCAGCGGCGGTAGCGGGCCTGCTCCGGGGCGCCCTCCCCCCAGCGGGGGAAGAAGGGTACGGGGCAGCCGCCGCGGGCCATGAAGGCCACGTTGAAGCGGCCGCTGGCCAGCAGCTTCTCCCCCAGGGGAATCAGTACGTGGGTGTGGCTGTCCCCCAGGAAGAAGAGGGTGGGAAGGTCCTTCCCCTTCGGCCCCAGGGCCAGGCAGGGGTCGGGCCCATCGCCCCTGACGACCGGATCGGTGGGCTCCTGGAAGCAGTGGACCGTGTCGACGGTCGTGCCGCCGATGCGCTTCATGTTGGCCGTGGTGCCGACGGTGTGGCGGCGCTCACCCACGTAGAGCCGTCCCAGCAGCGGCCCCTGCAGGCCCGCATTGACGACGGCGACCAGCACGGTCATGGCCGGGTAGAGAACGCCGGAGCGACCCAGGCCGGGGATGGCGGGGTGGCCGTAGCGGAACAGGCACTCGAGCCGGAAGGAGAGGGCCGTGCACAGGGTGATCAGCACCAGCACCGGCAGCAGGGTGAAGGCGTTGAAGCCCACTGTCCAGCGGGCCAGCACGATCACCGGCCAGTGCCAGAGGTAGAGCGAGTAGGACACCATGCCGATGGCCAGGCAGGCGGGATGGCACAGCCAGCGGCCGATGCCCCCGGCCGGCTGGACGAGCAAGAGCAGCAGCGCCGTCAGCGCCGTGATCCCCAGGGTGGTGCCCAGCCGCCAGGCCTCCGGCAGCAGCAGCAGGGCCAGCAACGCCACCAGGGCCACGGTGGCCAGGGGCTGGCGCCAGTGGGGCAGGGCCAGCCGCTGGCCCAGGTCGCGGGCACTGCCGCTGCCGCGATGGAGCAGGTAGGCGCCGCAACCCGCCGTCAGTTCCCAGAAGCGGGCGGTGGTGAGGAAGAAGGCCCGCTCGGCGTTGCCGCCCAGGCTCAGGCCCAGAAAGAGGGCCAGGGACAGGGCCAGCAGCAGCAGG
This genomic stretch from Cyanobium gracile PCC 6307 harbors:
- a CDS encoding bifunctional cobalt-precorrin-7 (C(5))-methyltransferase/cobalt-precorrin-6B (C(15))-methyltransferase: MARSGTGARLEGSLLEVLGTDAAGLAGLSRPWQDRIRQANLVAAPRRLLADLEAWRDGAPAPELLASDKPAELLPRLERALAAGQRVVVLASGDPLWFGIGRLLLQHLPAERLRFHPAPTSLQLAFARLGRPWQDASWISLHGRDPEPLAARLQQRPAALAVLTDPACGGADAVRRILRASGLEAAYELWLGERLGHPAERLQRLAPADPLPPNLDPLHLVLLIAAAPAVPPPEALPLFGLADGLWLQHSDQPGLMTKREVRIQLLADLELPERGVLWDIGAGVGSVGLEALRLRPALELWALERRPGAAALIGANAERLGVRPAAVLEGEAPAALESLPDPDRVLIGGGGRGRGEVLQAVLGRLRPGGVVVLPLATVEALAQLRPQLEQAGLGVTVSQIQAWRGAPLAEGTRLAPLNPVLVLKGSLPAAG
- a CDS encoding acyltransferase family protein, with the protein product MRLFGAGLRPPQRSRAYRPEIDGLRAVAVIAVLINHLDPRWLPGGFLGVDIFFVISGYVVTSSLLARRDGSRWQFLRRFYGRRVRRLMPALVVNIAVVSALFSMVVSPIDDFFTPVMRTGLAALFGVSNLYLLRQGSNYFATDNHFNAFMHTWSLGVEEQFYLVWPALLLLCGLGVAGAGAGALRRLKAASLLLLALSLALFLGLSLGGNAERAFFLTTARFWELTAGCGAYLLHRGSGSARDLGQRLALPHWRQPLATVALVALLALLLLPEAWRLGTTLGITALTALLLLLVQPAGGIGRWLCHPACLAIGMVSYSLYLWHWPVIVLARWTVGFNAFTLLPVLVLITLCTALSFRLECLFRYGHPAIPGLGRSGVLYPAMTVLVAVVNAGLQGPLLGRLYVGERRHTVGTTANMKRIGGTTVDTVHCFQEPTDPVVRGDGPDPCLALGPKGKDLPTLFFLGDSHTHVLIPLGEKLLASGRFNVAFMARGGCPVPFFPRWGEGAPEQARYRRCRPYADNEERRVLARLRPGDRVVLVSNLAGHLEGIQASPRMSIEASYAAALRRFGAEVSRRGADVVVFGPLPTFPQLKIGGPLTLCQTEWFRPAWSLGSQCQPVLRPRRQELAAIAPAQRLQERTIRDLAGTRLFSPFDSICPPTQSVCSSVRAGTPLYSDETHLTNAGALLLYPRLMAFLEGQSGVAPPPS